The Canis lupus dingo isolate Sandy chromosome 7, ASM325472v2, whole genome shotgun sequence DNA window GGTCAGGGCCAGTCCTGAGATTCTGCCCTGCAGCTCTCGCCAGTGACGCCCTCAGAGTCCCTGCCACGGCCTCGCAGGCCACTGCCCacccagcagcagccacagccatCACAGAAGCTGGGGCGCATCCGTGAGGACGAGGGGGCAGTGGCATCATCAGCAGTCAAGGAGCCACCTGAGGCTACGGCTACACCTGAGCCACTCTCAGATGAGGACCTACCACTGGATCCTGACCTGTACCAGGACTTCTGTGCAGGGGCCTTTGATGACCATGGCCTGGTGAGCAGCCAGAGCGTTCCATGGTGGAAGGGTGGAGGTCACAGAAGCAGAGTTTCCGTGGTGAGGAGAGCTGGAAGATAAGGCGGAGTATGGAAGGCTGATCTGGGAACTGAGTGGGTGGGGTGGTCATGGGCGGGCAGGTGGGTCAGCATGTGCCTCACTTGCAGCCCTGGATGAGCGACACAGAGGAGTCTCCATTCCTGGACCCTGCCCTACGGAAGAGAGCAGTGAAAGTGAAGCACGTAAAGCGTCGGGAGAAGAAATCCGAGAAGAAGGTGATGGAGAGGGTGAAATGGGTGTGagaaggcagagggcagggaaggtAGGGAGAGGCAAAGATCAGGAGCTGGGTGGGGCAAGAGCCAgaagtggcggggggggggcagcgggacACAGGGAACTGGGGCTGACTTTAACTCCACCCTAACCTGACCTGACTGCTTCGTCCCTTAGAAGGAAGAGAGATATAAGCGGCATCggcagaaacagaagcacaaGGACAAATGGAAACACCCAGAGCGCGCCGACGCTAAGGATCCTGCATCACTACCGCAGTGCCTGGGACCTGGCTGTGTGCGCCCTGCCCAGCCCGGCTCCAAGTATTGCTCAGATGACTGTGGCATGAAGCTGGCAGCCAAGTGAGTCATTCCTGGAGAGCGCAAGGGAGTCAGGGAGTACAGGGCAGGGCATGGCTAGAGCCTTCTGTGTGTCTTCTCATCAGCTACCTGCCTGCTGCTCAGTCCGTGGTGCACCCGTCTATCTGTCCCTCATCTGCTTGTCTACCATCCAGTCACTTACTTATTCTTTGGCCGTTTGGTCACCCATCTCTTCTGCCGTTCTTGGATCACCCCACTTGTCTTGTTCCTTGCCACTTTCCCTGCCTGCACCTaaccccctgcctccctgcagccGCATCTACGAGATCCTCCCCCAGCGCATCCAGCAGTGGCAGCAGAGTCCCTGCATTGCTGAGGAGCACGGGAAGAAGCTGCTCGAACGTATTCGCCGTGAGCAGCAGAGTGCCCGTACCCGCCTTCAGGAGATGGAGCGCCGATTCCATGAACTTGAGGCCATCATTCTTCGTGCCAAGCAGCAGGCTGTCCGTGAGGATGAGGAGGTGAGTGAGCACAGGCCCAGCGGCCCTGGACCCAGTACCCGGTCCTGCCTGGCTTCATTGTTCCTTCCACTCCACACAGAGCAATGAGGGTGACAGTGATGACACGGACCTGCAGATCTTCTGCGTCTCCTGCGGGCACCCTATCAACCCACGTGTTGCCTTGCGCCACATGGAGCGCTGCTATGCCAAGGTCAGGGTGTCACCCTGAGGGGGACTGTCATTGGGTCGTGGGGGAACAGATGGGTTGTCTGGGGGTTGTCTCGGGAGGGCATGCAGCACACATCCACAGTGCCCTCCGTTTGTGCTCATCCCTCTAGTATGAGAGCCAGACGTCCTTTGGGTCCATGTACCCCACACGCATTGAGGGGTGAGTGTGGGCGCTACGTGGAGTTAGAGCAGGGAGGTTAAGGCTGGGGTCAGAAGTGGCATGTTGGGGCAGAATGGGCCTGGGCAAGAACAGATGGGTCCCCCGCCTTTCTCCCCACTACCTTCTATCTTCTAAACCTCCAGAGCTACACGACTCTTCTGTGATGTCTACAACCCTCAGAGCAAGACATACTGTAAACGGCTCCAGGTGCTGTGCCCCGAGCACTCCCGGGACCCCAAAGTAAGGTTTGCTCTCAGTTCCTCCCATTctgtcctttcttcctcctccctgcctcccttcctcctcccttgtgtcctcccctctcctccttccttccttttccctactTGACCCCTTCCGTAACTCTCACTTTGCTTGCCTTATCACTGCTCgttcctctcctttttcctctcatCATCTCgtttctccttttccattcctCTGTACTCCCTGAACTCTCTTcgttccttcctaccttcctccacccccattcATCCCTGACCCCCGATTTCCTTGCAGGTGCCAGCTGATGAGGTATGTGGGTGCCCTCTTGTACGTGATGTCTTTGAGCTCACGGGTGACTTCTGCCGCCTGCCCAAACGCCAGTGTAACCGCCATTACTGCTGGGAGAAGTTGCGGCGTGCTGAAGTGGACCTGGAGCGTGTGCGCGTGGTAGGTGTCCATGCTGAATGAGGCTGGAGTTCAGGTGGAGCTTCCGGAGCTCCTTCTCATGGCTCTTTTCTACTCCCCTCTCAGTGGTACAAGCTGGATGAGCTGTTTGAGCAGGAACGCAACGTTCGCACAGCCATGACTAACCGGGCAGGATTACTGGCCCTGATGCTGCACCAAACGATCCAGCATGACCCGCTCACTACCGACCTGCGCTCCAGTGCTGACCGCTGAGCCTCACTGGCCCAGAAGTCCTCACGCCCTGCATTCCAGGCCCGGGAGCTGCCCCGAATTCCCTGTTTGTCTGTTCTGCCATTCATCTGTTTCTCCAATGGTCCCTGAGTTTCTCCCTGTGCCCATCCACCATTTGACTACCCAGATGCCGTTATCAGAGGGTCTCAGGATTTTCTTCTGTCCttgtctgtccctctgtctctccattcTCTGTGCCTGGGTGGGACTGTGGAGTTTGCTCACTGTTGCCTCACCTCTCCCTggttttgttaataaaattttgaagaaccAACAGAGATTACTACTGGTTTCCACTTTATCCAGCTGCATCTGCACTCCCAAACCCCCTGGGTGAAAGGGCTGAGGCACACCTGTATTCAGGAGGAGTTGCAGTATAGAGCTTCGAGTATGCAGTTGGCAACCACCCTCTGCTCTGCAGGAGCTCCCTTGGGCAGCGGACTATGACTTATTAAGGGAGAGCCCAATGACGTACATCCTCAGCATTTCATCTTGAAACAACGGGTATACAGTTGGCGCTATTTCATTATGTGGCTGATTTCCCCCGTGACACCCCCGTGTCAGCATCGACATCCTCCAGATTAGACACGTATTCGCTGACGGCCACAAGGTCTCTCGTTGCCCCACAAACCCCTTTCCGGGCACGTGTGTAACAGAAGTCCGAGAGCCCCCTCCGCCCGGTCGCGGGGCCCAGCGGGGCCCACAGCGCAGCCTCTCTAGGGCGCGCACGCCCTTCTCGGTGGCACGGCCCTTCTGTTTACCTGCAGCGCGGCACCGCCCCCTTCGCCCGTTCTCGcggagggagggagctggggtcGGCTTGCGGTGCGCTCCTCCCCGCGCGCTCCTGCAACTGCTCGCGGGGCGGAGAGGACGGGACACACGAGTCCTGGGGGAGATGTTTCAGGGGCCCGCACAGCACAGCGAGATGGGAGCGAGATGGGGGCGAGAGATGAGAGGAGACCTCCGGCGCCCCCCCTCCAACTACCCCGGGTGGAGACGGCCAAAGAGCGTagcgccccctcctcctccacgcCCCCTTCGGTTGGGAGAGCGCAGGCGCAAGCCAAGTGGGCGGAGTGGGGAGAAAGTGCCGGTTGGCGGAGCGAGGCGCCGGGGGCTGAACGACtccgggtggggaggggagaagagggggcgGTGCAGCTGAGGCCGGCTGTCAGGGCGCAGGCGCAGTAGGGCCCGGGCCAGAGGCGCGCGCCGCCGTGAGACTAAGCGCGCAGGCGTGGGGCCCTCCCCACTAAGGGCAAGCGCGGGAGGGGCATTAGCGCGCAGGCGTCGTCTGGGGGGCGGGGCCCTAGAGGCGGGCAGCGGGTTTCCGGTTCCGGGAGCAACGAACGGCCGCGGCAGCGACAGCTACCGCTTCAGAGGAAGCGTCTGCGGAGGAGGAAGACGAGCAGGGCAAGGCGGGAGTCACAGGCGGGACCCTCGGCATGGGTCAAAGGACCTAGAGCGGCGGAAGCTACCGGCCCGGTGCCAAGCTGGTGAGACAGTTGTGGGGGTGGAAGTGGAGAGCGCTCAGGCGTCGGGGAGGGAAGCATTGAGGCTCCGAACGCTGACGGAGAGGAATGAAGGGCCCTCAGGCCGATGAGTGGGAGGAATGGCGGCGTGGGAATACTGACGGGGAGGAACGGGGAGGTTTTGGCTGAGGACGAGGAGGAATGGGGCTCAGTGTGCCGGTAGGTGGACGTGTCGGGAGTCTGGACGAGGACGGAGAGGAGCGGAGAAGGATCCGAACGCCGAGGGGCGATCTCGGTGCCTTCGGGGTTAAGGAGTGAGAAGTGGGGGTTTAGAACgctgagagggagacagaggggccCTCAGGTTGGTGACGGGAAAAAACAGGGGCACTCGGATGCCGAAGAGGAGCGACGGGGGCTcagatggaggaggagaaggaatagGGGTTCTGAAGGCCGAGGTGGGGATGGCACGATCCTGGGACACGAACAGGGAGGATTGGGGGGTGGCTTcagagggctgggggggggaATCAGGGTCTCTGAGAGTGTCAGCGGACGGGAGAGCAAGGGACACCGACGGGGAGGAGTGAAGAAACTGCTGAAGACGAGATGAATAAGGTCTGGGGATGGAGGTCGGTGAAGACTTGTGGCTCAAGACGCTTACAGGCAAAAGGAGGAGGCGGCGTTCAGGCTGAGGAACAGGAGGAATGGGCCTGTCCTCTCGGGCAGAGGACACAGGAACCTGAGGCAGTGGCATGACAAGAGGACatcagaaagggaaggagggaaggaatgggAGAGCTACAGGACTGAGAGGAGTTGGGCACTCCTGGGCCAACCAGGGGAGTGAATGCGAGGTTAGGGCACCGAGGGACAGTCCTGGGACCTTGGCTGAGGATGAGCGGGATGGGGCCTCTCGGACTGATAATGGGGAGTATGGATGGTTCAGGGTGAACCCTCAGGGGAGGTGTCAACACCAGTAGGTCAAAGACCATGTCTCTTGAGACGAATGACAGGTTCCTAGGttggcagaggggagaagggatgGGGTCTCAGGCTGAAGATGAGGAAGAGGTGGGGATCAGGACATGGAGTAAGGAATGAGGAGCTTTGGGTTGAGGATACGGCCTGTTAAGTTAAAAGTGGGGCTGCCAGGTCCGGAAGGGGAGGAACGACTAGCCTCTGGGCCCAGCACACGGAAGAATGAGGTGGGACGGGGGATTTTCTCTACTGTATTGACGGGTTGCCTGTGGTAGGGACCCGGCGTGGGATGGGCATTAGTAAATAGCAGCTGTTGGTGTGGCTAGAGCACAGCATGTTCTCTCctagagcctcagttttctccacCGTGCCCTCCCTGTTGCAGGCCGCTGCTCCTTCCCATGGCCCCCATGGCTGAGGACTGGCTGGATTGCCCAGCCTTGGGCCCTGGCTGGAAGCGCCGTGAGGTCTTTCGAAAATCAGGTGCCACCTGTGGACGCTCAGACACCTATTACCAGAGGTACTGGGTGGGTTGTGGACGGTCATAGGTAGGGCTGAACCCGCTTAGGCAGGGTGAAATAGGGTGAAATTAGGTGTGGTTAATTTTGTGGGTGGGTTAAAATTACACATGTATAGTCAATTCTTATTTGTAGATTCCATGTTTGCAAATTTGCCTACTCACTAAAATTTGTGCCCTTAAAGCCCATATTTCCTGTACTTCACAGTCTTTCACAGACCTGCACAGAACAGCAAAAAATCTAAGTAGCCTAAAACACGCATTCGCAGCTGAGGTGCTGCAGTGCTGTCTAGTGTTCTTAGTGCAAGAAGTCTGTGATGGactttaaggagaaaaatgtgaTGTGCTACGAGGAGAAAGTACACATTAAATAAATTTCAGGCGTGAATTGTAGTACTATTAGGTGTGACtacaatgttaatgaatcaaagATGTGGTacatctagaaaaagaaagggaaattttcTAATTTGTCCGATTTCCAGTTTCTGGAAAGTGCTAAAGTAACTTGTATAATACATAATGGAGCTAAGGAAAAGGTGGGCTAAACTTGAAGATCCATAAGGCAATGACCAGTAACAGTGTAGTGGACAGTGTGAGAGGCTTAAGGCCAATGACGTTGACGATTGTGTTACCCCTGGTtaggaaaatgttaaatttatctCAGCTAGTGCTGACTGGCTCACACATTTCAACAGGTGAGATTGTGAAAAAACTTTAAATTGGCTTACAAGGTAGGTTCTGGAGATTGAGAATTTGCAGacgaattttaaaaataataagtgttatATGGGAAAAGTGTCACATAGAAGAATAGGTTTTCAATAACTGATGAGACTGTACCTTATTTTACAAGTACCTTGGTAAAAGTACCTATATAACAGTACTCCAAAGCTGGCTTTAAATCATTCGAAGGCCATACATAAGACAAGGTTACACAGAATCAGTTGACAGAAAATCAGTTGAAAGAAATGTCACCTGAGGCTCTCAGGAATCTAAACTGTAGTTTCACTAGGAGCCAAGATTCTATATTCACTAATTCACGTGTGCAACGTgactttataaaacatttcatgaATGAGAATCGGCTATAAATATGTGAACATACGTATTTATAAGAGATTTATATATAAGGATCTAagtgttttgggatccctgggtggcgcagtggtttggtgcctgcctttggcccagggcgcgatcctggagacccgggatcgaatcccacgtcgggctcctggtgcatggagcctgcttctccctctgcctgtgtctctgcctctctctctctctctgtgtgactatcattaaaaaaaaaaaaaaaaaaaaaggatctaagTGTTTTACGAAATGCTAATGATACAGTTACTGAATTTTTTGTACTCTTCCTGAACTTTTTTTGTATCTGAGGTGCTGTTTTCCTGGAGAAATAtagtaaaatcataaatataattgTTTGTTCATACTTAATTGTGTGTTTATTCACATATTCACAACTTGTATGAAACTGTcaaaatttgggatgcctgggtggctcatggttgagcatcgGTCTTCGGCTCAGAGCATCATCTCGGGGTCCCAAGGTCCTGCattggcctccccacagggagcctgcttctccctcggcccgtgtccctgcctctctctctgtgtttctcatgaataaataaataaaatcttaaaataaaaaagaaacttgtcaAAAATTTATACAGGCATCAAAACCCATAAAAGATTGGAGGTTTTATCCTAATTAGGGCAAGATAACAAGTATGTCACAGTTTTGTGGATGCTGGTAGGATATATGAGACTCTTGGGTCAGAGATGAAAGATAGTCTATTACTCACAGGACAGCAGTACCCAGAATGTCATTTTTTTGTGTCAGTTTCCCAAACTCCAGTTCCCATAGCGTGATGTGAAGAGGGCTAAGTAGCATCTGCCCATGCATTGGACTGTAGGACAGGAACCCTGAGTTTAAGGAAATCAGTCTTTTAGAATGTTGGGATAGTAAAGATGCCTTCCCTTTGCTCTGGAAGGAGAACGTATCTTTTATCTTCCAAGGCTGTTTGCTGTACAAACATCCTTGAGAAGATAGTTCATAACAAAGGACTATTAGTGTTTCTCTTGCAAGATATGCAAAAATGCTAGAGACCTGTGGAGTATTCTCTCTCAATACTGGTTGTCCCTACTTTGTTTTTATGTAGTTGGCATTTGTTGCTCAAGCAtgtatttgtttgtatatttacatgctcatttatttgtgtatatacttttaaacagtggtttcttttttgcttttataacaCTAACACTTTTATACATAACTTAGCAGGTTGGTATTTTTATCTGTAGTTACTCTTGTTCGTGTAGAATATAATTAGCATACTTTATAAGCATCTGTTGGCGTTTGCATTGTTTATTTATGTTTGCATACGTGCTGctatttatacacattttatatttctgctgTGCAGGTGTAGTGGGGGTAAGACCTGGTCAGGGCTTACAGGCTAATCCCAAGCTGCCTCCTGTATCCCTTGCCAGCCTTGCAGGCCTTTTACCAGCCCAGTGGGAGGGTTGTGTGGGTGGAGTGGCCATGGCTCCACCTGGGTACCAATCCATCCTGGCCCATCCCCAGCCCCACAGGAGACAGGATCCGAAGCAAAGTTGAGCTGACCCGATACCTGGGCCCTGCGTGTGACCTCACCCTCTTCGACTTCAAACAAGGCATTCTGTGCTATCCAGCCCCTAAGGTACTACACAATGTGGGGTACCCAGATAGAGGTGACTGAGCACCCAACACCCACCCACTGATGTCTTCCTTCTTTCCGTCTCATCTGCAGGCCCCGTCCTTAGATGTCCCTGGCAGGAAGCGGAAGAAGCCTTCACGGCCAGCCAAGACTCAGAAACGTCAGGTTGGACCCCAGAAGGGTGAAGTCAGGAAGGAGGCCCCAGGAGATGAGACCAAGGCTGTTGCTGACACAGCTCTAGCTTCACTCCCTGCACCTGGGTGAGTGTTGGCCCAAAGTGAGCCAAGAGGGTGAGGATTGTGTTTGGGGGTGCACTTAGAGCCCCACACCCATGTTTCCCATTCCAGGTGCTGTGAAAACTGTGGAATCAGCTTCTCAGGAGATGGTACCCGAAGACAGCGGCTCAAGACGTTATGCAAGGACTGCCGAGGTGAGTggccccctgggccctgggagacAGGAGTGGAGCAGGCCTGATGTCAGGCTAGGACACCACGGTCAGGCTGGAGGTTGAATGGTGGGTGTCAGAGCAGCAGCACTTGGGGAAGTTAGATATCTGATACTCCTtgtctacttttcttctttcctttccagcgCAGAGAATTGCTTTCAATAGGGAGCAAAGGATGTTTAAGGTAAGCACAACCTGCCTCCTCTTCACAAGTGTGTGTTGGAGCAGGATGTGACGAGGGCTTGTGGAGGATCTGAAGGAATGGCTATGAGGCCTCAGGGTGTCAGAGTCATTTTGTAGGAAGCTAGTTATGGTCAGCAGATAGTAGTGGTTAGTGAAGTGTCAGTAGATTCAGTGATGAAGTTAATAGGGCACAGGTAGACATTGGAGTTGGCCTCTGATGGCAGCTAATCAGTTGCCAGATACAGTGGTGAGGCAAGCGTTGGACTACTAGATGTGGCAGTGGGAGTTAATAACAGACATGTAAGGGACAGGACACCTAGAGCTACTCTGTCTGGGCCTGTgacctcgccccccccccccccccccccattcctggCAGCGTGTGGGCTGCGGGGAGTGTGCGGCCTGCCAGGTAACCGAGGACTGTGGGGCCTGCTCCACCTGCCTTCTGCAGCTGCCCCATGAGGTGGCCTCGGGGCTGTTCTGCAAATGTGAGCGGAGACGGTGCCTCAGGATTGTGGAAAGGGTGAGTTGGGCAGGTGGGGTGAGCCCGAGGCTCAGCCTGTCCCCTGGGTCTCATGGCTCTGGCCCCACACATCATGCCTCTGCCACCCACCAACAGAGCCGAGGGTGTGGAGTGTGCCGGGGCTGTCAGACACGAGAGGACTGTGGCCATTGTCGAGTCTGCCTTCGCCCTCCCCGCCCTGGTCTCAGGCGCCAGTGGAGGTGCGTCCAGCGGCGCTGCTTACGGGTGAGTTAGGCTGGAGGGGCCAGTGCTGGTACGGCAGGGCTGAGGCAGGACTCATTTTGCTATTaaagttgctgctgctgctgctgctgctgcttcctcccAACCTTGCCCACctcatgtcttcttttttcccccaccccatgctcactTTCCTGGCCCCACCTACCTGCCCCTGTCTGCCAGCACCTTGCCCACCGTCTCCGTCGCCACCATCAGCGATGTCAACGACGTCCTCCCCTAGCCGTGGCTCCCCCTGCTGTGAGTGCTGCACCCCACATTCTGCCTTCCTGTCCCATGCATGCTTTCTGCACTCCTcttaggggtggtggtggggttttGTGTCTGCTGATACCACCAAGCCTAAACTATGTTCTTACTTTCTCCCAGGGTAAACGTAGCCGCCGTAGAGGAGGCTGTGACTCCAAGATGGCTGCCCGGCGGCGCTCCCGAACCCAGCCACTGCCTCCAGTTCACCCATCACAGCCTCCAGAGTCCCCAGAgctggtgaggccctggtgggcaGGGGGAAGGCACAACCTTATCCTTACCAAGTACTTGCCCTGACCCCCCCATTTGCCTCTGCAGCACCCCAGAGCCCTGGCCCCCTCGCCACCTGCCGAGTTCATCTATTACTGTGTAGACGAGGACGAGCTAGTGAGTGGCCCCACCCTACCTGGACAAGCCTAGACTCTCCCAGGGCACTTGGTTAAGCCCAAAGAAGCAGCTGCTGCAATGGGCCTAATAGGGGAACAGCAAGGCACAGTAACGGGTACTAGTATGGGGTGAGCAGACAGTGGGGGAGGGACTAACATGGGATCGACAGGTGCAGCAACAGTACTTAGTGGTCAGATAAATCAACTCTGGTGGGGCTGATAGCATAGTGAATGGATTTCACATAGGCTGAGCAAGTACAGCAGGCACAATGGAAGCAGCTACAGAGGGTCAGCAAAATTCTGCTGGAAATGGGGGTCAGAGACATTGTCTTAATAGCCACTGGTCTAGCAGATGACGTGACAGATACGGTGTTGGAGCAGCCACCATCCTGACAGTACTGGGCACTATCCAGTATAGTGATAGTGCCTGGTGTTGGACTCACAGATGCTGAGGTGTGACTAAGACCAACGCACAGCCTGTTTCCTCCGATGGGGCTAGTGAAGGAGCAACAGGAACAGCACTGTCAGTAATAGCACCCTCCTTTTGCCTGTCCCCCAGCAGCCTTACACGAACCGCCGGCAGAACCGCAAGTGTGGGGCCTGTGCCGCCTGCCTACGCCGGATGGACTGTGGTCACTGCGACTTCTGCTGTGACAAGCCCAAATTTGGGGGCAACAACCAGAAGCGCCAGAAGTGTCGTTGGCGCCAATGCCTACAGTTTGCCATGGTGGGTGGGGCAGGATAGGTTGGTGGGTGGGCCAAGTTGATCCAGGGCCTCCAGTGCCTGGGAGTGGTGGGTAGGTCCAGCAGCTGAGTGGGGCAGTCCAGTTGGGTTCTGTGTCTTCAGAGGAGTAGGCGGGGCAATAGGTTCAGCCAAAGATTGGCAAATGAAGGATCTGGGTGTCAGTGGCATTGCTAACAGGAGACCAGCAGGCTCGATGATGAGGGCCTCATGGGTAAGCAGATTCTGTGCCAGCACTAATGAGCACCTGCAGGCACATTTGTCAGGACAGGGTGGTATAGTTGGTCATCGCACCAGGTGGCCATAACATCCTGTCTTTCTTCAGAAGCGGCTGCTGCCTAGCGTCTGGGCAGGATCTGAGGATGGGGCAGGGCCACCACCATCTTACTCTCGTCGAAAGAGACCTGGTTCTACTCGACGGCCTCGTCTGGGCCAGATACTGAAGACCTCCTTGACTACACCCACAGCCCTATCAGGCTGTGCCCAGACTCCAGTGAAACAGGAAACGGACAGTGGCTTTGTGCTCCCCCCACCTGGCACCGACCTTGTGTTCTTACGGGAAGGTGCAGGCAGTCCTGTGCAGGTGCCTGGCCCTGCTGCAACTTCCACAGAAGCCCTGTTGCAGGTGAGGGTCTCATCTTATCCTGCCCTTCCCAGCCCTACCCAGCCTTGTGCCAGAAAGCTGGGACCAAGTCTGCTGCAATCCTCCTTCACACAGGAGGCCCAGTGCCCTGGCCTGAGTTGGGTTGTGGCCTTACCCCAGGTGAAGCAAGAGAAGGCGGATGCCCAGGAAGACTGGACACCGGGCACAGCCATCCTGACTTCTCCTGTATTGCTGTCTGG harbors:
- the MBD1 gene encoding methyl-CpG-binding domain protein 1 isoform X18; amino-acid sequence: MAPMAEDWLDCPALGPGWKRREVFRKSGATCGRSDTYYQSPTGDRIRSKVELTRYLGPACDLTLFDFKQGILCYPAPKAPSLDVPGRKRKKPSRPAKTQKRQVGPQKGEVRKEAPGDETKAVADTALASLPAPGCCENCGISFSGDGTRRQRLKTLCKDCRAQRIAFNREQRMFKRVGCGECAACQVTEDCGACSTCLLQLPHEVASGLFCKCERRRCLRIVERSRGCGVCRGCQTREDCGHCRVCLRPPRPGLRRQWRCVQRRCLRHLAHRLRRHHQRCQRRPPLAVAPPAGKRSRRRGGCDSKMAARRRSRTQPLPPVHPSQPPESPELHPRALAPSPPAEFIYYCVDEDELQPYTNRRQNRKCGACAACLRRMDCGHCDFCCDKPKFGGNNQKRQKCRWRQCLQFAMKRLLPSVWAGSEDGAGPPPSYSRRKRPGSTRRPRLGQILKTSLTTPTALSGCAQTPVKQETDSGFVLPPPGTDLVFLREGAGSPVQVPGPAATSTEALLQEAQCPGLSWVVALPQVKQEKADAQEDWTPGTAILTSPVLLSGCPSKAVDPGLPPVKQEPLDPEEDKEEENKDDSASDSAPEEEAGGAGTPVITEIFSLGGTRLRDTAVWLPRSKDLKKPGARKQ
- the MBD1 gene encoding methyl-CpG-binding domain protein 1 isoform X43, which produces MAPMAEDWLDCPALGPGWKRREVFRKSGATCGRSDTYYQSPTGDRIRSKVELTRYLGPACDLTLFDFKQGILCYPAPKAPSLDVPGRKRKKPSRPAKTQKRQVGPQKGEVRKEAPGDETKAVADTALASLPAPGCCENCGISFSGDGTRRQRLKTLCKDCRAQRIAFNREQRMFKRVGCGECAACQVTEDCGACSTCLLQLPHEVASGLFCKCERRRCLRIVERSRGCGVCRGCQTREDCGHCRVCLRPPRPGLRRQWRCVQRRCLRGKRSRRRGGCDSKMAARRRSRTQPLPPVHPSQPPESPELHPRALAPSPPAEFIYYCVDEDELQPYTNRRQNRKCGACAACLRRMDCGHCDFCCDKPKFGGNNQKRQKCRWRQCLQFAMKRLLPSVWAGSEDGAGPPPSYSRRKRPGSTRRPRLGQILKTSLTTPTALSGCAQTPVKQETDSGFVLPPPGTDLVFLREGAGSPVQVPGPAATSTEALLQEAQCPGLSWVVALPQVKQEKADAQEDWTPGTAILTSPVLLSGCPSKAVDPGLPPVKQEPLDPEEDKEEENKDDSASDSAPEEEAGGAGTPVITEIFSLGGTRLRDTAVWLPSLQGRQSGREDGYKVWETEDTLACTRTSWNQRGWPRTHVSVSPPPTSMMWVSCRRSWCPSSQS
- the MBD1 gene encoding methyl-CpG-binding domain protein 1 isoform X9, whose amino-acid sequence is MAPMAEDWLDCPALGPGWKRREVFRKSGATCGRSDTYYQSPTGDRIRSKVELTRYLGPACDLTLFDFKQGILCYPAPKAPSLDVPGRKRKKPSRPAKTQKRQVGPQKGEVRKEAPGDETKAVADTALASLPAPGCCENCGISFSGDGTRRQRLKTLCKDCRAQRIAFNREQRMFKRVGCGECAACQVTEDCGACSTCLLQLPHEVASGLFCKCERRRCLRIVERSRGCGVCRGCQTREDCGHCRVCLRPPRPGLRRQWRCVQRRCLRHLAHRLRRHHQRCQRRPPLAVAPPAGKRSRRRGGCDSKMAARRRSRTQPLPPVHPSQPPESPELHPRALAPSPPAEFIYYCVDEDELQPYTNRRQNRKCGACAACLRRMDCGHCDFCCDKPKFGGNNQKRQKCRWRQCLQFAMKRLLPSVWAGSEDGAGPPPSYSRRKRPGSTRRPRLGQILKTSLTTPTALSGCAQTPVKQETDSGFVLPPPGTDLVFLREGAGSPVQVPGPAATSTEALLQVKQEKADAQEDWTPGTAILTSPVLLSGCPSKAVDPGLPPVKQEPLDPEEDKEEENKDDSASDSAPEEEAGGAGTPVITEIFSLGGTRLRDTAVWLPRAGNQEGKMDIKCGRRRTLWRARERAGTSEDGLEPMSVSHHLQLR
- the MBD1 gene encoding methyl-CpG-binding domain protein 1 isoform X3 is translated as MAPMAEDWLDCPALGPGWKRREVFRKSGATCGRSDTYYQSPTGDRIRSKVELTRYLGPACDLTLFDFKQGILCYPAPKAPSLDVPGRKRKKPSRPAKTQKRQVGPQKGEVRKEAPGDETKAVADTALASLPAPGCCENCGISFSGDGTRRQRLKTLCKDCRAQRIAFNREQRMFKRVGCGECAACQVTEDCGACSTCLLQLPHEVASGLFCKCERRRCLRIVERSRGCGVCRGCQTREDCGHCRVCLRPPRPGLRRQWRCVQRRCLRHLAHRLRRHHQRCQRRPPLAVAPPAGKRSRRRGGCDSKMAARRRSRTQPLPPVHPSQPPESPELHPRALAPSPPAEFIYYCVDEDELQPYTNRRQNRKCGACAACLRRMDCGHCDFCCDKPKFGGNNQKRQKCRWRQCLQFAMKRLLPSVWAGSEDGAGPPPSYSRRKRPGSTRRPRLGQILKTSLTTPTALSGCAQTPVKQETDSGFVLPPPGTDLVFLREGAGSPVQVPGPAATSTEALLQVKQEKADAQEDWTPGTAILTSPVLLSGCPSKAVDPGLPPVKQEPLDPEEDKEEENKDDSASDSAPEEEAGGAGTPVITEIFSLGGTRLRDTAVWLPSLQGRQSGREDGYKVWETEDTLACTRTSWNQRGWPRTHVSVSPPPTSMMWVSCRRSWCPSSQS
- the MBD1 gene encoding methyl-CpG-binding domain protein 1 isoform X39, whose product is MAPMAEDWLDCPALGPGWKRREVFRKSGATCGRSDTYYQSPTGDRIRSKVELTRYLGPACDLTLFDFKQGILCYPAPKAPSLDVPGRKRKKPSRPAKTQKRQVGPQKGEVRKEAPGDETKAVADTALASLPAPGCCENCGISFSGDGTRRQRLKTLCKDCRAQRIAFNREQRMFKRVGCGECAACQVTEDCGACSTCLLQLPHEVASGLFCKCERRRCLRIVERSRGCGVCRGCQTREDCGHCRVCLRPPRPGLRRQWRCVQRRCLRHLAHRLRRHHQRCQRRPPLAVAPPAGKRSRRRGGCDSKMAARRRSRTQPLPPVHPSQPPESPELHPRALAPSPPAEFIYYCVDEDELQPYTNRRQNRKCGACAACLRRMDCGHCDFCCDKPKFGGNNQKRQKCRWRQCLQFAMKRLLPSVWAGSEDGAGPPPSYSRRKRPGSTRRPRLGQILKTSLTTPTALSGCAQTPVKQETDSGFVLPPPGTDLVFLREGAGSPVQVPGPAATSTEALLQEAQCPGLSWVVALPQVKQEKADAQEDWTPGTAILTSPVLLSGCPSKAVDPGLPPVKQEPLDPEEDKEEENKDDSASDSAPEEEAGGAGTPVITEIFSLGGTRLRDTAVWLPSLQGRQSGREDGYKVWETEDTLACTRTSWNQRGWPRTHVSVSPPPTSMMWVSCRRSWCPSSQS